A section of the Flavobacterium ardleyense genome encodes:
- a CDS encoding M12 family metallo-peptidase → MRFIFTLMLMFAALVVSAQHKIADNVSTMLRNNVEFTNVQVLIPSPAPATGAILKAVDGATMAKINKHSINQIVANKYPAIEIEIPYNGKSIKVLLYKQEILADNFHVDTDKSVNVAFEAGVHYRGTIRGNNTAVAAFSFFKDQMQGIVSADEINNLVVAKIDVKGNTEDYIVYSDSKLKVLNEFSCAVKDEDTHNDSQEIPQSKGIQSTKCVTMYFEIDYDLYLANNSSIQETANWMTGVFNNVQTLYENDGITTSLKSIFIWTEQDPYEGDGSSDYLYQFNEVRPVFDGDLGQLVGIDPGGLGGVAVTINGLCKSTNFCYSDVNFSYSTVPTFSWTVQVISHEMGHLFGSRHTHSCAWNGNNTAIDNCAPYAIGSTAEGYGCLQSPPLLPNTVVKGTLMSYCHLVSGIGINFANGFGPQPTSAILNTVNSRTCLGTDCITTCINTVSSINIEQETTGSVLVTWLDEVSTGPWQVAVQPNNSTSTPVFTTVSSTSLALTDLLPNTFYKVIVKPICSGSLVASGRSFMFVTDVTNICQGTTIYDSGGQFANYGDMESYVRVLIPNMPNSKVKLTFTQFDLEDDYDYLYIYNGASIASPILTAQGLTGSTIPGVYESTATDGSLTLQFSSDQAVNGAGFKILTDCTQELGVNNFANIDFTYYPNPSNGIVNISSKTPISALKIFNIQGQLLYSNAVDSTNAKVNISQFASGTYFFKVDFEGKEVNFKILKN, encoded by the coding sequence ATGAGATTTATCTTTACTCTTATGTTGATGTTTGCTGCGCTTGTAGTTTCTGCTCAACATAAAATTGCCGACAATGTGAGCACTATGCTGCGGAACAATGTCGAATTCACAAATGTTCAAGTACTTATTCCAAGTCCGGCTCCCGCGACAGGTGCAATTTTAAAAGCTGTAGATGGCGCGACAATGGCAAAAATCAATAAGCACTCAATTAACCAAATTGTAGCTAATAAATATCCTGCAATCGAAATTGAAATTCCTTACAACGGAAAATCAATCAAAGTTCTCTTGTACAAACAAGAAATACTTGCGGACAATTTTCACGTTGACACAGACAAATCGGTGAATGTAGCTTTTGAAGCAGGTGTTCATTACCGCGGAACAATTCGTGGAAACAACACAGCAGTAGCGGCTTTTAGTTTTTTCAAAGATCAAATGCAGGGAATTGTTTCTGCGGATGAGATCAACAATCTTGTGGTTGCGAAAATTGATGTCAAAGGAAATACCGAAGATTATATCGTGTATTCTGATAGCAAATTAAAGGTTTTGAATGAATTTAGCTGCGCTGTGAAAGATGAAGATACTCACAACGACTCTCAAGAAATTCCGCAATCAAAAGGAATTCAAAGTACAAAGTGTGTAACAATGTATTTTGAAATAGACTATGATTTGTACTTAGCAAATAATAGTAGCATTCAAGAAACTGCAAATTGGATGACTGGAGTTTTTAATAATGTACAGACGTTATATGAAAACGATGGAATCACCACTTCTCTAAAATCAATTTTTATTTGGACAGAGCAAGACCCTTACGAAGGCGACGGCTCTTCGGATTATTTATATCAATTTAATGAAGTTCGACCAGTTTTTGATGGTGATCTTGGACAACTTGTTGGTATCGATCCAGGAGGACTTGGAGGTGTTGCAGTTACAATCAATGGACTTTGTAAATCGACAAATTTTTGTTATTCAGATGTCAATTTTAGCTATTCGACAGTACCAACGTTTTCATGGACTGTTCAGGTAATTTCTCACGAAATGGGCCACCTTTTTGGTTCACGTCACACACATTCTTGTGCTTGGAATGGCAACAATACGGCAATTGACAATTGTGCTCCTTACGCTATTGGATCGACAGCCGAAGGATATGGCTGCTTGCAAAGTCCGCCTTTATTGCCCAACACAGTTGTAAAAGGAACCTTAATGAGTTACTGCCACTTAGTGAGTGGTATTGGAATTAATTTCGCAAATGGTTTTGGACCACAACCTACCAGCGCAATACTGAATACTGTAAACAGTAGAACTTGTTTAGGTACAGATTGTATTACGACGTGCATCAATACAGTCTCGTCGATTAATATTGAGCAAGAAACAACAGGAAGTGTGCTAGTGACGTGGCTTGATGAAGTTTCGACAGGACCATGGCAGGTTGCAGTGCAGCCAAATAATAGCACCTCGACTCCTGTTTTTACAACAGTTAGTAGTACATCACTCGCGTTAACGGATCTATTACCAAATACATTTTACAAGGTGATTGTAAAGCCAATTTGCAGCGGATCGCTTGTAGCATCTGGTAGGTCGTTTATGTTTGTTACAGATGTTACAAATATTTGCCAAGGAACTACCATCTACGATAGCGGTGGACAATTTGCAAATTACGGAGATATGGAATCCTACGTTCGAGTGCTAATTCCGAATATGCCAAATAGCAAAGTCAAACTTACCTTCACACAATTTGACTTAGAAGACGATTACGATTACCTATATATTTACAACGGAGCAAGTATCGCCTCGCCAATTCTTACCGCTCAAGGATTGACAGGAAGTACAATTCCGGGAGTTTATGAATCGACTGCTACAGATGGATCACTAACCTTACAATTTAGTTCAGATCAAGCAGTAAACGGTGCAGGTTTCAAGATTTTAACTGACTGTACACAAGAATTAGGAGTTAATAATTTCGCTAATATTGACTTCACTTATTATCCAAATCCAAGCAATGGAATTGTGAATATTAGTAGTAAAACTCCAATTAGTGCTCTTAAAATTTTTAATATTCAAGGGCAGTTATTGTACTCAAATGCTGTAGATTCGACAAATGCGAAAGTGAATATTTCACAATTTGCAAGTGGAACTTATTTCTTTAAAGTGGATTTCGAAGGTAAGGAAGTAAATTTCAAAATTCTTAAAAATTAA
- a CDS encoding YraN family protein: MAEHNELGEIGEALAVEHLEKKGYKILAKNYTFGKAEVDIIAQIGDLLVAVEVKTRSSIDFGLPQEAVKQKKIQLLVSAVNEYVVSNELELEVRFDIIAVHKNRGKYDLEHLENAFYHF, translated from the coding sequence ATGGCAGAGCACAATGAACTTGGCGAAATAGGCGAAGCTTTGGCGGTCGAACATCTCGAAAAAAAGGGATACAAAATCCTTGCTAAGAATTATACTTTTGGCAAGGCTGAGGTTGATATTATTGCACAAATTGGCGATCTGCTCGTTGCTGTTGAAGTAAAAACTCGATCTTCTATAGATTTTGGACTTCCGCAAGAAGCTGTGAAGCAAAAAAAAATCCAATTACTAGTTTCTGCCGTAAATGAATATGTAGTCAGCAATGAACTCGAACTTGAAGTGCGTTTTGATATTATTGCGGTGCACAAAAATCGAGGAAAATATGATTTAGAGCATCTTGAGAATGCTTTCTATCATTTTTAA
- a CDS encoding S66 peptidase family protein — protein MPPKTQLLSKIAILSFRELLLLRMRNFGSIKIGALIGAFVFLFATSIQAQEKMITPPYLKKGDTVGILATARKIDQATLKPAIQLLESWGLKVVLGKTIGKEENQLAGADWQRATDFQEMIDNPNIKAIWAAKGGYGTVRIVDRINFANFKKNPKWIIGFSDVTVVHSHINNMNIETIHAMMAISSRSATDEAKRTLHDALFGQKLSYKMPKDELNRLGTAKAEIVGGNLSVIYSVLGSESAVDCKDKILFIEDLDEYLYHIDRMLMNMKRNGYFANVKGVLVGGMTSMNDNDIPWGKDALHIIQDVLKDYKFPIIYNFPAGHTKDNRAIIMGRTATMKVTETGSTVVFE, from the coding sequence ATGCCACCCAAAACTCAACTTTTATCAAAAATTGCAATCTTGTCATTTAGAGAATTGCTACTTTTGAGAATGAGAAATTTTGGATCGATAAAAATCGGCGCTTTAATCGGCGCATTCGTATTTTTATTTGCAACAAGCATACAAGCACAGGAAAAAATGATAACACCACCATACCTAAAAAAGGGCGACACCGTTGGAATTTTGGCAACCGCCAGAAAAATAGATCAAGCAACTCTAAAACCAGCAATCCAGCTTTTGGAAAGTTGGGGTCTGAAAGTAGTTTTGGGAAAAACCATCGGAAAAGAAGAAAATCAACTTGCTGGAGCGGATTGGCAACGCGCAACTGACTTTCAGGAAATGATTGATAATCCAAATATTAAAGCAATTTGGGCCGCAAAAGGTGGCTATGGAACGGTGCGAATTGTAGATAGAATCAATTTTGCAAACTTCAAAAAGAATCCAAAATGGATTATTGGTTTTAGTGATGTGACCGTGGTGCACAGTCATATCAACAATATGAATATCGAAACTATCCATGCTATGATGGCGATAAGCAGTCGAAGTGCAACAGACGAAGCGAAAAGAACTTTGCACGATGCACTCTTTGGACAGAAACTTTCTTATAAAATGCCTAAAGATGAATTAAACAGACTTGGCACAGCAAAAGCTGAAATCGTTGGTGGAAATCTATCTGTAATTTATAGCGTTCTCGGATCGGAATCGGCAGTTGATTGCAAAGACAAAATTCTATTTATTGAAGATTTGGACGAATATCTCTACCACATCGACCGAATGTTGATGAATATGAAACGAAATGGCTATTTTGCAAATGTTAAAGGAGTACTAGTGGGCGGAATGACCAGTATGAATGACAACGATATTCCGTGGGGAAAAGATGCTTTGCACATTATTCAAGATGTATTAAAGGATTATAAATTCCCGATTATCTATAACTTTCCAGCTGGACATACTAAAGACAATCGCGCGATAATAATGGGCCGAACTGCTACGATGAAAGTTACAGAAACTGGAAGTACAGTGGTTTTTGAATAG
- a CDS encoding Fic family protein: MKPPYEITTSILKYISSISEKIGEVNATYLVKTNPSLRKQNQIKTIQSSLSIEGNSLSEEQITAILENKRIIGPQKDIAEVLNALEVYKNLNRFKYHSEKDFLKAHKILMKGLVENAGKYRNKGVGIIKGLEVEHIAPPHSNLPYLMQDLFEYLKDKSEISLIKSCVFHYEMEFIHPFMDGNGRMGRLWQTLILMNEYPLFEFLPFETLISQNQSAYYKALSDSDKEGKSTKFIEYMLSIIDSSLSELLENSTKKLTSDDRIKIFAENCGNDFTRKDYMNYFKDLSSATASRDLKKAVNIGIIEKFGDKKTTVYKRRLL; this comes from the coding sequence ATGAAACCACCTTACGAAATCACGACTTCAATTCTTAAGTATATTTCTTCAATCTCTGAAAAGATTGGAGAAGTTAATGCAACATATCTTGTCAAGACAAATCCTAGTTTAAGAAAGCAAAACCAAATTAAAACAATTCAATCGTCGTTGAGTATTGAAGGGAATTCTTTGTCCGAAGAACAAATTACCGCAATTCTTGAAAACAAAAGAATTATTGGGCCGCAAAAAGATATTGCAGAAGTATTGAATGCATTGGAAGTTTACAAGAATTTGAACCGTTTTAAATATCATTCTGAAAAAGATTTTCTGAAAGCGCATAAAATTTTAATGAAAGGCCTTGTTGAGAATGCTGGTAAATATCGAAATAAAGGCGTGGGTATAATCAAAGGATTGGAAGTTGAACATATCGCACCGCCACATTCTAATCTTCCTTATTTAATGCAAGATTTATTTGAATATCTTAAAGATAAATCTGAAATCTCTTTAATCAAAAGTTGTGTGTTTCATTACGAAATGGAATTTATCCATCCTTTTATGGATGGCAACGGACGAATGGGAAGGCTGTGGCAAACGTTAATTTTAATGAATGAATATCCACTATTTGAGTTTTTGCCTTTTGAAACTTTGATTTCACAAAATCAATCAGCATACTATAAAGCATTATCCGATTCAGATAAAGAGGGGAAATCAACAAAGTTTATAGAATATATGTTGAGTATTATTGATAGTTCGTTGAGTGAACTTCTAGAAAATTCTACCAAAAAACTCACAAGTGACGACAGAATTAAAATCTTCGCTGAAAATTGTGGAAATGATTTTACTAGAAAAGATTATATGAATTATTTCAAAGATTTGTCCTCAGCAACTGCGAGTAGGGATTTAAAGAAAGCTGTTAATATTGGAATTATCGAGAAATTTGGTGATAAGAAGACGACAGTTTATAAAAGAAGATTGTTATAA
- the metG gene encoding methionine--tRNA ligase: MLIFANRERNLSDFKKIETMLENPKRYTITAALPYTNGPIHIGHLAGVYVPADIYSRYLRLQGRDVAFICGSDEHGVAISMKAKKEGVSPQEIIDKYDAIIRQSFQDFGISFDNYSRTSAKIHHDTAQEFFKKLYDQGDFIEEVTEQLYDAKAEQFLADRFVTGTCPKCGNEEAYGDQCEKCGSTLNATDLINPKSTITGDIPVMKETKHWFLPLDRYQDFLTKWILEGHAKDWKTNVLGQVKSWLDDGLKPRAVTRDLDWGIDVPVDGAEGKKLYVWFDAPIGYISSTKEWAAREGKNWEDYWKKDDTKLVHFIGKDNIVFHCIIFPAMLKAEGTFIMPDNVPANEFLNLEGNKLSTSKNWAVWLPEYLKDFPEKQDVLRYALTANAPETKDNDFTWKDFQARNNNELAAVYGNFINRVIVLTNKYYDGIVPEPQEFHEIDEQTLAELRAYPAVISSSIERYRFREALGEVMNVARLGNKYLADEEPWKMVKTDPERVKTQMYVALQIATALSVLCEPFLPFTATKLRKILNLETPISWNSVSEEDALLKSGHQIGQAEILFAQIEDSEIEKQVQKLEDSKAANIAAAKTIEPEKDAITFEDFSKMDLRVGTILEATKMPKANKLLVMKIDTGIDVRTIVSGIAESFTPEEVVGKRVTVLVNLAPRTLRGVESQGMVLMTTDAAGNLAFVNPEGENISNGATIN, from the coding sequence ATGCTTATTTTTGCAAATCGCGAAAGAAATTTGAGCGACTTTAAAAAAATTGAAACGATGTTAGAGAATCCAAAAAGATATACGATTACGGCTGCTTTGCCTTATACAAACGGGCCGATTCACATTGGTCACCTTGCTGGAGTGTACGTTCCTGCCGATATTTATTCACGCTATTTACGACTGCAAGGGCGCGATGTTGCCTTTATTTGCGGGAGTGACGAGCACGGGGTTGCGATATCGATGAAGGCGAAAAAAGAAGGTGTGAGTCCGCAAGAAATTATCGATAAATATGACGCAATTATTCGTCAGTCGTTTCAGGATTTTGGAATTTCGTTTGACAATTATTCTCGAACTTCTGCGAAAATTCACCACGATACGGCTCAGGAATTTTTCAAAAAATTATACGATCAAGGCGATTTTATCGAGGAAGTGACCGAGCAACTTTATGATGCAAAAGCGGAGCAGTTTCTTGCTGACCGATTTGTAACCGGAACTTGTCCAAAATGTGGTAATGAGGAAGCGTACGGCGATCAATGTGAAAAATGTGGTTCGACGCTAAATGCAACCGATTTAATAAACCCAAAATCTACAATTACCGGAGATATTCCTGTGATGAAAGAGACAAAACATTGGTTTTTGCCTTTGGATCGTTACCAAGATTTCTTGACAAAATGGATTCTGGAAGGACACGCAAAAGATTGGAAAACCAATGTTCTGGGCCAAGTAAAATCGTGGCTTGACGATGGACTAAAACCGCGCGCTGTAACCCGCGATCTTGACTGGGGAATAGATGTACCGGTGGATGGCGCCGAAGGAAAAAAACTTTATGTTTGGTTTGATGCGCCAATTGGATATATTTCGAGCACCAAAGAATGGGCAGCGAGAGAAGGTAAAAATTGGGAAGATTACTGGAAAAAAGACGATACAAAACTGGTTCATTTTATCGGGAAAGACAATATTGTTTTTCATTGTATTATTTTTCCAGCGATGCTAAAAGCGGAAGGAACTTTTATTATGCCTGACAACGTACCGGCGAACGAATTTTTGAATCTTGAAGGAAATAAACTTTCGACTTCCAAAAATTGGGCGGTTTGGTTGCCTGAATATTTGAAAGATTTTCCTGAAAAACAAGACGTTTTGCGCTATGCTTTGACGGCAAATGCTCCAGAAACAAAGGATAATGATTTTACTTGGAAAGATTTTCAAGCACGCAACAACAATGAACTTGCGGCGGTTTATGGAAACTTCATCAATCGTGTGATTGTTCTAACTAATAAATATTATGATGGAATTGTTCCGGAACCTCAAGAATTTCACGAAATAGATGAGCAAACACTTGCCGAACTTCGTGCTTATCCTGCAGTAATTAGCAGCAGTATTGAGCGTTACCGTTTCCGCGAAGCCTTGGGCGAAGTGATGAATGTGGCTCGACTTGGAAATAAATATCTTGCGGACGAAGAGCCTTGGAAAATGGTAAAAACTGATCCGGAGAGAGTGAAAACTCAAATGTATGTTGCATTGCAAATTGCGACTGCGCTTAGTGTTCTTTGCGAACCGTTCTTACCTTTTACAGCTACAAAACTTAGAAAAATATTAAATCTTGAAACTCCAATTTCTTGGAATTCAGTTTCGGAGGAAGATGCTTTATTGAAATCCGGACATCAGATTGGTCAAGCAGAAATCTTGTTTGCACAAATTGAAGATTCGGAAATCGAAAAACAAGTTCAGAAATTAGAAGATAGCAAAGCAGCGAATATTGCTGCTGCAAAAACCATCGAACCTGAAAAAGACGCAATCACTTTTGAAGATTTTTCGAAAATGGATTTACGAGTTGGAACAATTTTGGAGGCGACAAAAATGCCAAAAGCCAACAAACTTCTGGTGATGAAAATTGATACCGGAATTGACGTTCGCACAATTGTTTCGGGAATTGCCGAAAGTTTTACGCCCGAAGAAGTGGTTGGAAAAAGAGTTACAGTTCTTGTAAATCTTGCGCCCCGAACTTTAAGAGGTGTAGAAAGTCAAGGAATGGTTTTGATGACTACAGATGCAGCTGGGAATCTTGCTTTTGTAAATCCTGAAGGAGAAAATATCTCAAACGGAGCTACAATAAACTAA
- a CDS encoding DMT family transporter, which yields MENKKAKGALLIGILAISIFPILVRLSLNSGLISAFYRMAIALLFLLPYVLISKKLQVPKGKILWLSLLSGVVFASDVAVWNIAIQHSSATQATLLTNLSPVWVGIGSFVFLKIRPATNFWIGTVVAIFGMIMLVGFHFFLDLSFDMAFGLAVLSGILYALYILLSKSILDKVEILSFMTLTLFASTIFLGIICLFAGEAFFGFSNKAWTVLFIQGIVCQLLAWICISYATQHMRATRVSLSLLSQAVLAAILAYIFLDEEITMQMIIGGLIMLLGIRITFYSQNLFSMKLFQKQKIKNYD from the coding sequence TTGGAAAATAAAAAAGCAAAAGGCGCACTCTTAATCGGAATTTTGGCTATTTCCATTTTTCCGATATTGGTGCGCCTTTCTTTGAATTCTGGATTGATTTCGGCATTTTACAGAATGGCGATTGCTTTGCTTTTTCTGTTGCCCTATGTTTTGATTAGCAAAAAACTACAGGTGCCAAAAGGTAAAATTCTTTGGTTGAGTTTATTATCGGGAGTTGTATTTGCTTCGGATGTGGCAGTTTGGAATATTGCAATTCAGCATTCTTCCGCGACTCAAGCCACTTTATTGACCAACTTATCTCCGGTTTGGGTCGGAATTGGATCTTTTGTTTTTTTGAAAATTCGACCGGCAACAAATTTCTGGATTGGCACCGTAGTGGCGATTTTCGGAATGATTATGTTGGTAGGTTTCCACTTCTTTTTGGACCTCAGTTTTGATATGGCATTTGGCCTTGCCGTACTTTCGGGAATTTTATACGCACTCTACATTTTGCTTAGCAAAAGCATTTTGGACAAAGTTGAAATTTTGAGTTTTATGACTTTGACATTATTTGCTTCGACCATCTTTCTTGGAATAATCTGCCTTTTTGCAGGCGAAGCATTCTTCGGATTTTCCAATAAAGCCTGGACTGTTCTCTTTATTCAAGGAATTGTTTGCCAACTACTCGCTTGGATTTGCATCAGTTATGCGACGCAACATATGCGAGCGACCAGAGTTTCGCTAAGTTTACTTTCGCAAGCCGTCCTTGCCGCGATTTTGGCCTATATTTTTCTTGATGAAGAAATCACAATGCAGATGATTATCGGCGGACTAATTATGTTGCTGGGAATTAGAATCACCTTCTATTCTCAAAATTTATTCTCTATGAAACTGTTTCAGAAACAGAAAATTAAAAATTATGATTAA
- a CDS encoding HAD family hydrolase has translation MINSTIISSVEVIAFDADDTLFINEPYFEEAERKFCVLFQDYLSHQSLSNMLFKTQVDNLPLYGYGIKGYVLSMIEAAIKITNGTGSTKMMSKILEIGKELAQQPIVLLDGVEDTLAQLHGKYKLIVATKGDLKDQQRKLHDSGLGHYFHHIEVMSEKAELNYEKLFNRLDINSANFLMIGNSLKSDVLPVLNSGGWAIHVPFHTTWEHERIDHEIVHNNFRSCKKISDILPLLL, from the coding sequence ATGATTAATTCTACTATAATTTCGAGTGTTGAAGTAATTGCTTTTGACGCTGACGATACACTTTTTATCAACGAACCATATTTTGAAGAAGCAGAGCGCAAATTCTGCGTTTTGTTTCAAGATTATCTGTCGCATCAAAGTTTGTCAAATATGCTTTTTAAAACTCAGGTTGACAATCTTCCATTGTACGGATACGGCATTAAAGGCTATGTGCTGTCAATGATTGAAGCTGCTATAAAAATCACTAACGGTACAGGAAGCACCAAAATGATGAGTAAAATTCTAGAAATTGGAAAAGAACTAGCCCAACAACCTATCGTTTTATTGGACGGTGTTGAAGATACCTTAGCACAGTTACACGGAAAATACAAGTTAATTGTTGCCACCAAAGGCGATCTTAAAGATCAACAGCGAAAATTGCACGATTCAGGATTAGGACACTATTTTCACCATATCGAAGTGATGTCAGAAAAGGCGGAGCTAAATTACGAGAAACTTTTTAATCGTTTGGACATCAATTCTGCTAATTTCCTGATGATTGGAAACTCACTAAAATCTGATGTTCTCCCGGTGCTGAACAGCGGCGGTTGGGCGATTCACGTGCCTTTTCACACTACTTGGGAGCACGAAAGAATTGATCACGAGATTGTGCATAATAATTTTAGAAGTTGTAAAAAGATTTCGGATATTTTGCCGCTGTTGCTGTAA
- a CDS encoding ribbon-helix-helix domain-containing protein, which yields MARQSISLTEPNDDWLKDQVEKEEYSSKSELVNDLIRQARSQQVQVDWIRAKLERAEKSGFTTDTKEQILAQAKLSLNG from the coding sequence ATGGCAAGGCAAAGTATTTCATTAACAGAACCTAATGACGATTGGTTAAAGGATCAAGTAGAAAAAGAAGAGTACTCGAGTAAAAGCGAACTCGTAAATGACTTGATAAGACAAGCTAGAAGTCAACAAGTACAAGTGGATTGGATTAGAGCTAAATTAGAAAGAGCTGAAAAAAGCGGTTTTACGACTGATACGAAAGAACAAATTTTAGCTCAAGCCAAATTATCACTAAAT